From the Terriglobia bacterium genome, the window GCATCTCGCCGCGGACCACCACATCAGACACGGCAAAACGTCCGCCGGGTTTGAGCACGCGGAAGGCTTCGCGCAGGACGCGGTCTTTGTCGGCTGAGAGATTGATCACGCAGTTGGAGATGATTACGTCCACGGAGTTGTCAGGCAGGGGAATATGTTCGATTTCGCCTTTGAGAAACTCAACGTTGGTGACGCCAGAGTTCTTCTGGTTTTCGCGCGCCAGGGCCAGCATGTCGTCGGTCATGTCCAGGCCGTAGGCTTTGCCGGTGGGGCCCACGCGCCGCGCGGACAGCAGAACGTCAATGCCGCCGCCGGAGCCGAGATCCAGCACAGTCTCGCCGGGACGCAACTCAGCGAGGGCGGTGGGATTGCCGCAACCCAGCGACGCCTTGACGGCTTGTTCGGGCAGGACGCTGGTCTGCGAGGCGTCATACAAATCGCGGGTGATGGGATCAACATCTCCACAACTTGCGGCGCCGCCACAGCAGGAATTTCCCGCTCCGGCAATCACCCGCCGGGCCGCTTCTCCGTACTTCTCTTTGACCACTTCTTTGATGTTGGTTTCACTCATGATTCAACTCCTTTATCGGCAGCAGACGATCTTCTGCGGCTCAACGGCTTTGTTGCGGGTGCAGCACTCGGCGTAAAGGAACCCCAGCAGTTCCTGCAGCGCCGCACAGTTGGCGGTGTAGCGCAAGAACGTGCCTTCGCGCTGGACCGCGACCAGATCCTCGTTCTTCAGCTTGTCCAGATGGTGCGACAGAGTGGAGGCGGGAATTTCCAGTTCCTCGCCGATCTCATTGACCACCATGCCATCCGGGTGGGCGGAGAGCAGCAGGCGCACAATGCGCAGGCGAGGTTCCGTTCCCATGGCGGAAAACATGTCCGCGTAACGGGCGACGTCGTCAGGGTTGGGTTTGGCCACGGCAACTCCTTCTATAATTCTATTATCATAGAAATATAGAATAAGGCAAGGGGAATTTGCGGTTGGGAAATCCAAAGACGTGGTTGGCTTTATTTGCGTCACAGGCAGGGGCCCGTCGTGAGAACGCCCTGACACGGCATGGTAGGTGACAGATTCTCGGGATCCTTCGACTGCGCGACGCCATGCTGCGCAGCGTCGCTTCGCTCAGGACGACATTCCTCGGGTGATATCGTTTAAAGGCCGGTCAAGGTTTTGAAGAGACTTACCTTTGGTTCGTCGAGAGCAACATCGGCCTTTGCTGCGCGAAGTGGGTGTCACCCAGCGGGCGGCTTCTTGCGCACGTAGAGCAGCTTGTCAATTTCGGCAACCACGTTGCCGTCGCTGTCCATGACGTTCACCTGGAACTGCGGTTCGGTCTTGCCTTGGGCGTCGGCGGCGGCCTTGATCTCAGCGACTCTCTCCGCGGAGACATGGAACACGGCTTTGACCACGCCCTTGCCCGGCTTTTTGAAGCGGATGGTGGCGGCCTTGTCCCATACGATGTAGTCCGGGCCGAGAATGTTGATCAGCATGAGCATGTAAAAGGGGTCGCACATGGAGTAGAGCGACCCGCCAAAGTGCGTGCCTACGTAGTTGCGGTTGTAAAAGCGCAGCGGCATTTCCACGCGGATGGTGGTGAAGTCGTCGGCAATCTCAGTCACGCGCACGCCGGCGCCGAGGTAGGGCGGATAGAACCTCAGCCTGCGATGGAGTTTCTTTGCGGTCATCGCCATGATTGCTTCCGCAGAAGCCCTCAGCTATTTCTTTGCAGGATCGTCGGCCGCGTTGACGTAGGCGCGCTTGAACGGTCCCAGCCCCTGCGTCTGAATCACCGTCTCTCCGTGGGCGGTGGCAAAGTGGCTCTGTCCAGGCGGGACGGACACCATGGATCCCGGCGGCAGGTTCTGCAGTTTGCTGTCATCCCAGGTGTCGCCGGAGCCGATGCGTAGCTCTCCGCTCAGCACTGTGGTGGTCTCAGTGACCGGATGGCGGTGCGGAGCGATCTTGTAGCCGTCAGGCATTTTCAGGCGCAGCACAAACGGACCGTCGCTGGTTGGGTCGCCAGACAGGACGGCAATCATCGCACCGGGTGGCAAGCCCGCAGGGACCGGCTTCCAGGCGATTTTGTCCGGCGTAACAACCGTGACGCTGGGCGCAGAAGCCTGTGCCGGCGGGGCCTGAGCGGAGGGAGCTTGCACAGCGACCAGGACTACGACAAGGGCGAGCAACAACAAGAGGGCTGCTGAAGATTTACGCATGGTCTCTCCTGAAGGTGAAGCATCACCGGGCGAGATTGTACACTTGATTGCTTACCTGGAGGTGGACCATCGCACACCAACGAATCAGAAGCGCGGGGACCGAGAAAGCCAACCTGCCTTTCAGTGACGCCGTGTGGGCCGGCGACACGCTGTATCTCAGCGGCCACATCGGCTTTGATCCCCACACCGGCGAGCTGCCGGCAACGGCCGAAGAAGAAGCCACAGCGGTGATGGACGCATTCAAGAAAACGCTGGAAACCGCCGGGCTGCAGATGAGCGATCTGGTTTTTATGCAGATCTTCTGTCCGGACGTGAGCCTGTTCGGCGAGTTCAATACCATCTACCGGACGTATTTCAAGGATGGTGAGTATCCAGCGAGGGCCTTTCTGGGGTCCGGCCCGCTGCTGTTCGACGCGAGATTTGAAGTGCAGGGAATTGCCGTGAAAAGCTGACGCCTTGGCTATTCCGCCGTGGTTGGGTCAATGATGGTTCGTACCTCGGACACTTTGTTGGCAGGGAATCCACCCAGCCGGGCGTGCTCGCGGACGGATTTCTCATCCGGAGCGATGTACACGCAGTAGATCTTGTCCTGCGTCACAAAGCTTTCCACCCACTGGATCTGCGGACCCATGTTCTTGAGCACTCCGCACGACTTCTGCGAGATGGCTTGCAGTTCTGCCGGCGTCAAATTGCCGGCGCCGGGGATTTCCCGTTCGATGACATATTTAGGCACGCTTGCCTCCTGAGGGATGGTCATTTGCGACGGCTATCAAGGTAGCACATCATGGGCGGGAGCCAAGCGGATTTTGCGAATGCGCGCCTCTTGCGCATGCACGATGCAACGCTGATTTGTTTGATTCTAGTTGCCTTCGTTTCGCGTGTTCGGTAGACTCGTCGCCAAATATTCAGGCTTGTCTCTGCCCTCTTGGTCCGCGCCAGGGAGGGCACTCCGATGTTGGAGCGCAAACGTATGGTACTGAGAAACTCGTCTCGCGAAAAAGGATCGGTGTTCGGCAATGTACTTGCTGTAGCCGGTATCGTAGTCGCTATCGTTGGCATCATTGTGGGACTTCTTTCTCCAGAGTTCCGTCGCTTTCTCCACGTTGACGATTCCATTAACAAATCGTCATATCGAGTGGGGTACGTAGTTCCGTGGATAAGCTTCTACGAATTTGAAAGGGGCAAGTCTCACGGCCCTGATCCGGAAGACATTCAAGAGTTGATGAAACAGAAGTGGGCGGAACTGGACAGCAATCTCAAGGATCTTGAAATCGTCGTCGATGCGCACAGCTTAGACTTCAAGGCTTCGGACGGTGATTACGGAAACAGTCCTGCCGCTGATTTTTTTTTCGACAAGATAGGCTCTAAGCACGGGGAGCAAAGTCGCCAAGCCTATAAGCTGGGCGTGATGGTAATGGCGACTTTTTGGATGTGCCAGCGAAAGCAGTTTGTTCGCGACGACGCTTTAAGGACGCTCGCTAAGCTAAATGATGCTGCAAAGCCTTTTGGCATAAAGCCCATTGCTAGCAGCGAACTTGAACGAGCGGATGGACCTGCAAATATCAATAAGGAACTTCAGTCACTAGCACAGGATATGGATGCTCGTGTGAGAAAGAAGCTGTAGTCCGCTCGCCGGTCTCGCGGCGGAGGAAAGCTAAACCATCTTGAGTAGCCGTTCACGCCTTTGCTCCCAGTCGTCGCTGGAAAAGATGTTGGGGCCAACTTCAATCAGGCGGGGAAGCATGTTGAAGACGGAAACCGGAGTCCAGGTGCCGCCGTTGCGGGTGCGCAGGCCGCGCTTGTTCAACTCAGAGGCCACCAAGGTAATGGAATAGTCCTGCACGATCAGCTCCATCATCTGCACCAGGACGTCGCGCTCCCGCGGATCTTCTTCCAGGCGGCTGCAGTCAGAGGCCACGCGCAGTCCGTAAGGGATTTCTTCCACGATCACCGGATGCTCACTCTCACCGGGGATCTCGCGCCGCCATTCGATGGCCACCAGCTTCCAGCCGGCTTCTGACTTCTGCTTCATGTAGTCCAAATCCACAGAGCCTGTTACCACTTCGCGAATCCGTTCAATCTTTGCCATGGCTGTGAGTCCTTATATATATGGGAGTGACGGAGACCGGCCATGTAAACCGGCTTCCGGGTGGTACGCAGGTCAGTTCAGAGCAAGCTCCATGCCAAGGATCGCGCCAGCGTAAGTATGCGGTGCAGAGCAACATAGAACAACGCGATGATTAGTTGGCAACGGTGGAGATGAGCGTTTGTGGGACGTTCGCGTCCGAAAGCGGACAGTTTTCATCGGCGCGGGCGACGAATCGCCACACTTTGGCGACGAGAGACCATCTAAGAAGCAGGAGCGAAAAAGTCCCATGATACGAAGGATCAAGTCGGGCGAATACCGGCTGTATTCGCGGAAAATCAATCCCAAGACCGGCAAGCGGCGCAATCTGGGCACGTTCCCGACGCTGGAGCAGGCCAAGCAGCACGAGCGCGAAGTGCAATTCTTCAAGCGGCGCGCCGCGGGCTGACAGTCTCGTACACGTCCGCGTGAGGCCGTGCTTAGATGCGCGTGGTAGAATCCGCGCGAGCATTCATCCTTGGCCAAGAAACCTCCTCGATTCGCATGACCACGCCACCGTCTCAGGCTTCACCCAGCAAGCCTTCGCTGAGAAGATCTATGAGTTTGGCCCACGCCACGGCCATGGTGGTAGGCATTATTCTGGGCGCGTCCATCTTCATTCAGCCTTCTGAGATCACTCGCCTGGTGCCCAGCGTGCGCGGACTGCTGCTGGTATGGCTGGCGGCTGGCGCTCTCACGTTTTGCGGGGCCCTCGTCTGCGCCGAGCTGAGTTCCGCATTTCCCGATACCGGCGGCGTGTACGTCTTTCTGCGGCGCATCTTCCATCCGGCCCTGGGATTCCTTTGGGGATGGGGAATGTTCTGGAGCATTCATTCGGGAATCATCGCCGCCATCGCCGTGGTGCTGGCGCGCTACGTTGGATACTTTTTCCCGCTCAGCGAGTGGGGCACGCGTGGCGTAGCCATGGCGGCCATCCTGTTGTTGTCCGTCATCAACTACCTGGGTGTGAAGCCAGGAAGCGCATTGCAGGTGGCGCTGACGGCGGTGAAGGTCGGCGCGATCGTGATCCTGGTGGCGCTGCTGTTCTGGTTTGGGGGACCTGCGCATCAAACTTCGGTTCATGAAAGTTCGGCTCATGAAGGCTGGGCTGATGAAAGCTCGGCGCAGCACAATTCGGCCCAAGCGGCTGCTTCCGCCGCGGGCGAACTGAGCACCGTGTCGTTCTCGGCATATGCGCTGGCCATCGCCGCCGGGCTGTTTGCCTTTGGCGGATGGCACATGGTGACCTACGCTGCGGGTGAGACGCGTGATCCTGAACGCACGCTGCCCCGTGCCTTGATGGCCGGCGTCGCCGTGGTGACTGTGTGTTACGTCCTGCTCAATGCCGCTTACGTTTACGTAATGCCGCTGGGCGACGTGGCGCGTTCGTCGCGAGTGGCCGCCGACGCCACGGAAAAAGTTCTGGGCGCGGGCGTGGGCGGCGCGATTGCCGTGCTGGTGGTCATCTCGGCGCTGGGCGGGCTGAACGGTATCATCCTGGCCGGACCGCGCGTGTACTACGCAATGGCCCAAGACGGACTCGCGTTCCGCTGGATGGCGGCCGTGCATCCACAGAGGCAGACGCCGTACCTGGCCATCGCCGCACAGGCTGCCTGGTCGTGCGTGCTGGTGGGAACCAACAGTTATCGCCAACTTTTCACCCGAGTGGTGTACACGGAATGGTTGTTTTTCGCCCTTCTCGCCTGTGGTTTGTTCGTGCTTCGGAGAAATTCGCAATACAATCCCCAGTTCCTTGTGCGCGGATACCCTCTGGTTCCGCTGGTGTTCATTGCGGCGTCTCTGGCCATTGCGCTGAACCAGGTACGCGCCAACCCGCGTGACAGCGCCATCGGTTTAGGCTTGCTTGTCGCTGGACTTCCCGTGTACTTTGTCTGGACGTTATTGCAAAACAACCCACGGGACGCCCGCACGAATGCCAATCGTTGACTTCCACAACCACTACTATCCGCCCGAGTACATCAAGGCACTGGAGCAGGGCCCAAGCGCCGTCCGCATCACTTACGACCAGGAAAAGAACCCCTGCCTGCACTATCCCGGCGACTACAACGTAGCCGTCCGCGGCCACCGCGACATTGATTATCGCGAGGAAGTGTTGCGCGAGCAGGGAATTGATACCCAGGTCATCACCCTCACCACGCCAGGAACGCATATCGAAGAGCCGCCGACCGCCGTCCGACTGGCTGCACTGGTCAACGACTGCTTTGCCCGCGTCGTCGCCGATAAACATGGCCGCTTCGCCGCGCTGGCGACTCTGCCTCTGTGCAATCCCGCGGCGTCAGTGGCGGAGCTGCGCCGCGCCATGGGGCAACTCAAATTTCCCGGCGCCATGGTCTTCAGCAACGTCAACGGCGTGGCGCTGAGCGACCAGCGCTTCTGGAAGCTGTGGGAAACGGCCAACGAACTGGGCGCTGTCATCCATATTCATCCGACCAACCCCGTCGGCGTGGAAGCCATGCTCGACTACTGGCTCATGCCGCTGGTCGGCTTCCTCATGGACACCACGCTCGCCGCCGCCAGCCTGGTCTTCAGCGGCGTGCCGGAACGCTTTCCCCGCATCCGCTGGGTTCTCGGACACCTGGGCGGTGCGATCCCGTATCTTGCCGAACGTCTGGACCGCGGCTATGAAGCCTTTGCCGAATGCCGCAAGAACATTTCCCGTCCGCCTTCGTCGTATCTCAAGCAGTTCTATTTCGACACCGTGAACTTCGATCCGCGCGCGCTGGAGCTGGCGGTCAGCTTCGCCGGCGCAGATCATATCCTGGCCGGCAGCGACTACCCGCACGCCATCGGCAGCATTCCCAAAATGCTGGAGAGCTTGCAGGCCATGCAGGTGCCGGAGGAAGACAGAAAGAAGATACTGGGAGGGAATGCGAAGAGCTTGCTGCGGACTTAGTGAACATCCACCACGGAGACACGGAGGCACGGAGAACAGCAAGCCTTGGTGTAGCTTCCCTGGCGGTCTCTTCCTGCAATCTGATCCGCGCTCATCTGCGTCAATCCTCGGCCCCCGGCCTTTCTCCGTGCCTCCGTGTCTCCGTGGTGAATCCGCGTCTTCCATGCTAGAATCGCGGCTCAATCCTCATGGCCCGTAAAGTCTCACTGTTCGTGCCGTGTTTTGTTGACCAGCTTCTGCCTGAAGTTGCGGTGGACACGGTCACAGTGCTGCGCCGTATCGGCTGTGAAGTCAGCTTTCCCCCGGACCAAACCTGCTGCGGACAGCCCGGCTTCAATTCCGGCTACTGGGATGAAGCGCGCCCCTGCGCCGAGCGTTTCCTGCGCGTGTTCAAAGACGCCGAGTGCATCGTGTGTCCGTCGGGTTCGTGCACGACAATGGTGCGGGTGTTCTATCCCGAGCTGCTTGCCGCAAGCTCGCACAAGTCTGACGCCGTGGCCATCGGCAAGCGCACGTTTGAGCTTTCTGAGTTCCTGGTCAAAGTCGCCGGTGTGACCGACGTTGGCGCCAAGTTTCCTCACACCGTTACTTATCACGCCAGTTGCCACGGACTGCGCGAGCTGAACCTGCGCGATGAACCACTCAAGCTTCTTCGCGGCGTGGCTGGGCTGAAGCTGGTAGACATGGCGCGCCACGACGAATGCTGCGGCTTTGGCGGGACGTTTGCCACCAAGTTTGAAAGCATTTCCGCGGCGATGGGCGTTTCCAAGGCCGACAACGTCGCGGCCACCGGTGCCGAGTTCGTCACCGCGATTGATCCCAGTTGTCTGATGCACGTCCAGGGGATTCTGGGAAAGCGCAACGACAAGGCGAAAGCCATTCATCTGGCCAGCATTTTGGCGAGTGAGGGCACATGATGAAGGCTTTTTGTCGCTCCGCTAACGCTGCGCTCCGGCCTACGGCAGTAGGGAAGGAATTTTTCGCGCCCTTAACGGCACGACTGAAGTCGTGCCCTGATACGAATCTTCTTTCCGAGGGGTGTGCACCATGAGCGGCGCGTCGCCTGCCAACCTGGCGGAAAAATTCCTGCGCGACGCGGCGGAGAAGTCCGCTGACCTGGTCCACCGCGAGATTATCCGCAAGGGCATGGAGAGCTATGACGTGGCGCACCAGAAAGGCCGCGCCCGCTTTGCCGATTGGGAAGCTGCCCGCGCGCGTTGCCAGGAGATCAAGCGCGAAGCCATCAACAATCTGGACAAGTACCTGCTCCAGTTTGAAGCCAAGGTGATCGAGCACGGCGGCAAAGTTTTCTGGGCCGCCACCAGCGAAGAAGCCTGCCAATATGTGACCGAACTTGCGCAGCGCCACAAAGTAAAAACCGTCGTTAAGTCCAAGAGCATGGTCACGGAAGAGATACACCTGGCGCCGGCGCTGGAGAAAGTCGGCTGCACGGTGTTGGAGACTGACCTGGGTGAATACATTGTCCAGCTTCGGCATGAAGGTCCGTATCATATTGTTACGCCGGCCATGCATTTAGACCGCAAGCAAATTGGCGATCTTTTTCGCGACAAATTCAACGAACCGAATTTGTCCAACGATCCGCAGGAACTGGTGGCGGCGGCGCGTCGCCAGCTACGCAAAGCGTTCTTCGCCGCCGAGATGGGCATTTCCGGCGCGAATTTCCTGGTCGCCGACAGCGGCTGCATCGCTGTCAACACCAACGAAGGCAATGGACGACTGAGCACCGGAGTCCCGCGCCTGCACGTGGCGGTGACGGGAATCGAAAAAGTCATTCCGCGCCTGGAAGACTTGGCGACTCTGTGGCCGGTGCTGGCGACGTCGGGCACCGGTCAGCCGATCACCACGTATGCCAGCCTGATCGGCGGGCCCAAGCGTCCGGGTGAAGCCGACGGCCCCACGGAATTCCACGTCGTTCTGGTGGACAACGGACGCAGCAGTCTGCTGGCGCATCCGGAAGAACGCGAAGTGCTGCATTGCATCCGCTGCGGCGCGTGCCTGAACATTTGCCCGGTGTTTCGCCACATCGGCGGACACAGCTACGGCACGCCGTATCCTGGACCCATCGGCAGCGTGCTGGTGCCGCAACTCGAAGGCGAAAAGTTCAAGCATCTTTCTTTCGCGTCGTCGCTGTGCGGCGCGTGCACCAGTGTCTGTCCAGTCAAGATTGATCTGCACCACCATCTGCTGCACAACCGCCGCGACTTCACCAAAGCCGGCACGGGCAAACTCACCGACCGTCTCAAGTTCCGCATGTGGAGCGCGGCCATGCGCAGCCCGGCGCTCTACGCCATGGGCGGATGGTTCACCCGCGCCAGCTTGCGCGCCATTTACGGCATGGGCATGAGCGGCTCCGCGCTGGACCCGATGCGCGCATGGAACCACAGCCGCGCCGGCGTGCCGTTGCCCAAAGAGTCTTTCCGCGCAAGATGGAAGAAAGGCCTTGGCGATGTCAAATAATCCCAGCCGCGAATTGATTCTCGAGCGCATTCGCGCCGGGCTGAAAGCCGCTCCGGCAGCGCCCGCGACTGCGGTGGCGTCGTTTGAGCAAGCCGCGCCGATCTTTCGTCTGGTGGAAAAGCCGCTGGAGCGTTTCCAGCAGGAAGCCAAAGCCAACCTGATGGAGGTTTTCCCGGCGGCGGACGCGTCCGCCAGCGTGCAATGTCTTTCGCGTGTGGTGCAGGCGCTTCCCCAGGGAGAAATCTTTGTTCAGGACGCTCCGGTGCTTCGCCGCATGGTGGACGCGGCGCGCATCAACCGTCCGGTGCGCTGGTCATTCCAGGGCGGGCCCACGGAGGCGTCACAAGCCACCGTCACGCTGGCCGACGCGCTGATTGCGCAGACCGGATCCATCTTTGTGACGGCCGCCTGCGGCGGACGCGGCGCGTCCGTGGTGGCGCCGGTGCATATCGTGTTCGCGACCACCGGCCAGATCGTCCCTGACCTGCTCACCGCGCTGCGCAACGCCAAGCAGCAAAACAAGCTCGACCAAAACTCCTTCGCCTGCGTGATCAGCGGCTCCAGCCGCACCGCCGACATCGAAAAGATCCTGGTCCAGGGCGCCCACGGGCCAACGCGGCTGGTGGTGATTCTGCAGAGCGGCGGGTAGGCGAAGCGCCTGATTGCCGTGATCGGAAAAACCCTTAACCACAAAGGACACGAAGGAACACGAAGAACAGGACGGGGTGGCCTGCGCTTTTGCCCGGTTTTGGCGAAGCGTGGGGATCAAACGGCTAAATTGAGAGCTTGCTGTGTGGCGATTTCCCCAGCGCTGATCAGCCGTTCGGTTGAGCGGCGGCCGGGCACGTATCCCGCCAGCGGAACACGAGGCTGGATGACCAAGTCAGCCGCCTGGACCGATCGCAGATAGTGATTCGGGTAGAACCACTGATTGGCGCGGCGGGCGGAGTTGAATCCAAGCTGGCGGGCGAACGCGCTCCAGGCCCATACGTCGGACGCGATCACGAATTCCGCGCCCAGTTTGCGGCAGGCTTCAGTAGGAAGAACGCAGGAGATTCCGCCGTCTTTGAGTTTTTCGCCTTCGCGCAGCACCGGCCAGCGCAATCCAACGAGAGCGCAACTGGCGTTGATCGCGGACGCCAGGTTGCCGGCAAGCAGCACGCGCGGTTGCTGGTCAGCCGTCGCAGTAGCTACGGCCGCAAACGGCAGGCTGAGATCAGAAAATTCAAGCGGCAAGCGCTGCCGGCAGAAACTTTCAATGCCTCGGCCGTTCAACAGGCTGGGCCAGAAGACGTCGTGGGCCATGGCGGTGAGCCCTTGCCAGCCCATCCCGGCAGCCATCCCCGCGCCGACGAGGCTCCCGGCGCTGGTTCCAGTCACCACGCAGGGATGTATGCCCAACTCAGCCAGGGCTTTGATGACTCCGATGTGCGCGATGCCGCGGACCGATCCTCCGCTGAGCGCCAGACCGACGCGCAGGGAACGGAGGTGGGCGAGGTTCGGCATCGATAGGTCAATTATAGTGGTGAGCGAATAAAGACGGCTACACAAGGAAGAGCACGTCGCATGCAGTTGGTAGGATGCTTGTATTCCACTCTTTCGCCGAAGCTGAAAAACCAGCTGCCAGCTTCCGCGAAAGGATGGGGCGCCCGGCTAACCACATTCTTGATACATTTGGAAGGACAACGAACGGGAATGGAAATTGACGACAACATTCACGAAGCCCTGTTCTCGGACACCACACTGACCCTTGGTGAACTCCACTGGACGGTACTGAAGGCTGCCAGGACCATGGAGCGGGAACGATGGGACAAGGTGGAACTCGAATTTGGATGTCGGTATGAGGACACGGAATTCGGCAAAGAAATTGGAATGGATGAAATCCACTGGTGGATTTTCGAAAAAGAGCCTGATATCGATGAATTGCTTGCAAAATCGGAGGAGGCGCTGAAAGCGGCTCAGGTTCTGAAAGTCGCCTCTGCGAACTTTAAAGCGAGCGAGCCAGAGTCATACCAGAAATTACTCTTGAGCCTCCGAAATTTCGCGGAGCAGCACCGGAATCAAATCGATGCATTACACGATTACGTGATGTGGCTTGCGAAGCGCCATCCGATGGCCCCACGCATACTGTTCACGTACCGTGTCTGGGGATCTACTCGGATGGCTGATCGCGATTTCAATGTTGACAATGAAGAAACGGCCCGGTCGGACTTGAGCAAACTACGCGCGGTCACCGAAATAGTTTTGGGCGTTCGGCATAGTGGATGGCTTGTGTACGACAAGGTGGAGGGGGAGTTGGGCTACGAAATGTACGAGAGCATGGACCCTGAAGACACGCCGGACGACGCCGTGATTGTGGTTCCTGAGGGACAGGTGGTCAGAAGAACAGCGTACGAAGTGTACGACAACTGCGCCACGTATTTCGCTGAAACCAGGGATTCTCTGAGGAACATTGTTGTTGATATTTACAAGATGAAAGACCAGCGGGACCTGTTTCAAAGCGACAAGTTCTGGCGGGAATTCATCCCAAAGGCGGCAAAGGCGAAAACGGCCGAACAGCAGCTATGGGACTTCAAGGAAACGCTCACGGTTTGGCATCCTGTGAAAAACGAGGAGGATCGACGTAAGGCGAGGGTCATATTCGCGGAGGATGTTGCAAGTTTTGCGAACACGTCTGG encodes:
- a CDS encoding ATP-binding protein, with the protein product MEIDDNIHEALFSDTTLTLGELHWTVLKAARTMERERWDKVELEFGCRYEDTEFGKEIGMDEIHWWIFEKEPDIDELLAKSEEALKAAQVLKVASANFKASEPESYQKLLLSLRNFAEQHRNQIDALHDYVMWLAKRHPMAPRILFTYRVWGSTRMADRDFNVDNEETARSDLSKLRAVTEIVLGVRHSGWLVYDKVEGELGYEMYESMDPEDTPDDAVIVVPEGQVVRRTAYEVYDNCATYFAETRDSLRNIVVDIYKMKDQRDLFQSDKFWREFIPKAAKAKTAEQQLWDFKETLTVWHPVKNEEDRRKARVIFAEDVASFANTSGGVLVVGVTDKREIVGIGDGKELENRLKVARDVIAAHLNYDHEIALFRQVAVGEKNQEKICLVVVISQAYKPVAVNDGAGRFSYPVRRETGISRVAREDVPIGKLHLKSDNRDFMSGLKQFVRDN
- a CDS encoding patatin-like phospholipase family protein, translating into MPNLAHLRSLRVGLALSGGSVRGIAHIGVIKALAELGIHPCVVTGTSAGSLVGAGMAAGMGWQGLTAMAHDVFWPSLLNGRGIESFCRQRLPLEFSDLSLPFAAVATATADQQPRVLLAGNLASAINASCALVGLRWPVLREGEKLKDGGISCVLPTEACRKLGAEFVIASDVWAWSAFARQLGFNSARRANQWFYPNHYLRSVQAADLVIQPRVPLAGYVPGRRSTERLISAGEIATQQALNLAV